The Arachis hypogaea cultivar Tifrunner chromosome 14, arahy.Tifrunner.gnm2.J5K5, whole genome shotgun sequence genome has a segment encoding these proteins:
- the LOC112744378 gene encoding uncharacterized protein: MSRKNLLIFLFYVLVKLSCVALAASDEKNEEANALLKWKTTLDNKSQLILSSWNNGTSPCRWKGIQCDKSKSITTMNIENFGLKGTFHTLTFSSFPNLLSINIYNNLFHGTIPPQIGNLSRVNQLNLSKNFFEGSIPKEIFTLTSLHGLDLFECHLSGQIPESIGNLANLTYLDFGDNNFSGHIPTGIGKLVNLEYLSFIDNYHLSGSIPVEIGMMTNLHVIDFSSNTLFGAIPPTIGNLSNLQQLYLSSNTLSGSIPPSIWNMSNLTLLYLNNNNLSGSIPASIENYLANLDSLALDNNHFSGSIPSTLGNLTKLFQLYLSFNHFSGPIPASIGNLVNLNYLSFHTNNLSGTVPETIGNLKGLKMLELATNKFNGTLPQGINNLTSLRKFSVSKNNFIGHLPTQICSGGLLSYFNAENNHFTGSVPRSLKSCSNIARLTLQGNQLEGDIAEIFGIYPNLVHIDLSDNKFYGQISPNWGKNHNLQNLYMSNNNISGAIPPQIVEATNLGRLRLSSNQLNGKIPKELGNMKNLFELSINNNHLSGSIPPEIGSLKNLTFLRLAGNELSGNIPREVMQLPKLVELNLSINRLEGSIPSGIASLEPLSSLDLSNNLLNGTIPRWLGDLTQLNFLNLSHNDLSGNIPSSFDGMSALISVNISHNQLEGPLPNNQAFLNAPIWSLKSNKGLCANNVTGLERCTKKHSLKMVLFLIYGALALALCLLGVSMYILCRRGRKREEVKEVQSKEHFSIWSHDGKMAFETIIQATNNFDDKYLIGNGGQGSIYKAELPSGMVVAVKKLHEKTTIGEETYNLKAFENEIKALTEMKHRNIIKLYGFCQHSRFSFLVYKYLEGGSLDQVLRDEAKASKFDWGKRVNVIKGVANALSYMHHDCLPPIVHRDISSKNVLLDSEYEAHVSDFGTAKFLKPGSSWTTLVVTYGYGAPELAQTMEVTEKSDVYSFGVLCLEILMGKHPGDLINSLLSPTTASITYNLLLVDVMDQRPPHPKNSIVGEIMWITKWALECLRQSPRSRPSMHQISKELMMGKSPLANRQFPMIRIGQLIEEGSGSALT; this comes from the exons ATGTCGAGAAAAAATCTCTTAATATTCCTCTTCTATGTCCTTGTGAAACTCTCTTGTGTGGCTTTAGCTGCaagtgatgagaagaatgaagaagcaaatgcaCTCTTAAAGTGGAAGACCACCCTTGATAACAAAAGCCAACTTATCTTGTCATCTTGGAACAACGGCACAAGTCCATGCAGATGGAAAGGAATTCAGTGTGACAAATCAAAGTCAATCACAACCATGAACATTGAAAACTTTGGACTCAAAGGTACATTCCACACTCTCACCTTCTCTTCATTCCCAAACCTCCTCAGCATAAACATATACAACAACTTGTTCCATGGAACCATTCCCCCGCAGATTGGTAACTTGTCAAGAGTTAATCAATTGAACTTGTCCAAAAATTTCTTTGAAGGTTCCATTCCTAAAGAGATCTTCACCTTGACAAGTCTCCACGGGCTTGATCTTTTCGAATGCCATCTAAGTGGCCAAATCCCTGAGTCTATAGGAAATTTGGCCAACTTAACATATCTAGATTTTGGAGACAACAATTTTTCTGGCCACATTCCTACTGGGATTGGCAAATTGGTCAACCTTGAGTATCTTTCTTTCATAGATAATTATCATCTTTCTGGTTCCATTCCAGTGGAAATAGGAATGATGACAAACCTTCATGTGATTGATTTCTCAAGCAACACTCTCTTTGGGGCTATCCCTCCTACCATTGGTAACTTGAGCAATTTGCAACAATTATACCTTTCTAGTAACACACTCTCTGGGTCAATTCCACCCTCCATCTGGAACATGTCTAACTTGACCTTATTATATCTTAATAACAATAACCTTTCCGGATCCATCCCTGCTTCCATAGAAAACTACTTAGCCAACTTAGATTCCCTTGCACTTGATAACAATCACTTTTCTGGATCCATTCCTTCCACATTGGGAAACTTGACAAAGCTCTTCCAATTATACCTCAGCTTTAATCATTTTTCTGGACCAATTCCTGCCTCTATAGGTAATCTGGTCAATTTGAATTACTTGAGCTTCCATACAAACAACCTCTCTGGAACTGTCCCTGAAACAATTGGAAACCTGAAAGGCCTCAAGATGCTAGAATTGGCCACCAACAAGTTTAATGGCACCCTTCCACAGGGCATTAATAACTTGACAAGTTTGAGGAAATTTTCAGTGTCCAAGAACAATTTCATTGGCCATTTGCCAACTCAAATCTGCTCAGGTGGATTACTCTCATACTTCAATGCTGAGAACAACCATTTTACTGGATCAGTGCCAAGAAGCTTGAAGAGTTGCTCTAACATTGCTAGACTCACATTACAGGGAAACCAGTTGGAAGGTGACATTGCAGAAATTTTCGGCATATATCCGAATTTAGTACATATTGATCTGAGTGATAACAAGTTTTACGGTCAGATTTCACCAAACTGGGGAAAGAACCATAACCTTCAGAACTTGTACATGTCCAACAACAATATTTCTGGTGCTATACCACCACAAATTGTTGAGGCTACTAATCTGGGTAGGCTTCGCCTTTCTTCAAACCAACTGAATGGAAAGATTCCAAAGGAACTAGGGAAtatgaaaaacttgtttgaactCAGTATCAATAACAATCATCTCTCAGGAAGCATTCCACCAGAAATAGGATCATTGAAGAATCTGACATTCTTGCGCCTAGCAGGAAATGAGTTGAGTGGCAACATACCAAGAGAAGTTATGCAGTTACCCAAATTGGTTGAATTGAACTTGAGCATCAACAGACTAGAGGGAAGCATCCCCTCTGGCATTGCCTCATTAGAACCTCTCTCTTCTCTTGATCTTAGCAACAATTTGTTGAATGGAACAATACCAAGGTGGCTTGGAGATCTGACGCAATTGAACTTCTTGAACCTCTCACACAATGATCTCTCTGGCAATATTCCATCCAGTTTTGATGGCATGTCAGCCTTGATTTCAGTCAACATATCACACAACCAGTTAGAAGGGCCGCTTCCAAACAATCAAGCGTTTCTTAATGCTCCAATTTGGTCCTTGAAAAGTAACAAAGGCTTGTGTGCTAACAATGTCACCGGCTTGGAGCGATGCACAAAGAAGCATAGCCTGAAGATGGTATTGTTTCTTATCTATGGAGCACTTGCTCTAGCACTTTGTTTGTTAGGTGTTTCAATGTATATTCTTTGCAGAAGAGgcagaaagagagaagaagttaAAGAAGTGCAATCAAAAGAGCACTTTTCCATATGGAGCCATGATGGGAAAATGGCATTTGAAACAATCATTCAAGCTACCAATAATTTTGATGACAAATATCTCATTGGAAATGGAGGGCAAGGATCTATTTACAAGGCTGAGTTGCCTTCAGGTATGGTTGTTGCTGTGAAGAAGCTTCATGAGAAGACTACTATTGGGGAGGAGACATACAATTTGAAAGCATTTGAGAATGAAATCAAAGCATTGACAGAAATGAAGCACCGCAACATCATAAAGCTATATGGGTTTTGCCAACATTCACGGTTCTCATTTTTGGTTTATAAGTACTTGGAAGGTGGAAGCTTGGATCAAGTGCTAAGAGATGAAGCGAAAGCAAGTAAATTTGATTGGGGAAAGAGGGTGAATGTGATTAAAGGAGTTGCTAATGCTCTATCATATATGCATCATGATTGCTTACCTCCTATAGTTCATCGCGACATATCGAGCAAGAATGTCCTTTTGGATTCAGAATATGAAGCTCATGTCTCTGATTTTGGGACAGCTAAGTTTCTTAAGCCAGGTTCAAGTTGGACAACACTTGTAGTCACCTATGGATATGGAGCTCCTG AGCTAGCTCAGACTATGGAAGTGACAGAGAAAAGTGATGTATATAGCTTTGGAGTGCTTTGTTTGGAGATCCTCATGGGAAAGCATCCAGGAGATTTGATCAACTCATTGTTGTCGCCAACAACAGCATCAATAACATACAATTTGTTATTGGTTGATGTCATGGATCAGAGGCCACCCCATCCTAAGAATTCAATTGTTGGGGAAATCATGTGGATCACAAAGTGGGCACTTGAGTGCTTGAGACAAAGTCCACGATCACGACCAAGCATGCATCAGATTTCTAAAGAGCTTATGATGGGAAAGTCACCTTTAGCTAATCGCCAGTTTCCTATGATCAGAATTGGGCAACTCATTGAAGAAGGATCGGGGAGTGCACTTACGTGA